Proteins found in one bacterium genomic segment:
- the hisD gene encoding histidinol dehydrogenase — MKILRTTDRNFRYDFGKVYKDRMLFPDTVEKTVATVLDDIRRMGDQSLFKYTEQFDNFVVSTKNIEVSKKEIAAAVKKVDKKDIKAIENAARRIEDFSKQGILKSWQNTKDGITLGFNYRPIERVGIYVPGGKAAYPSSVLMTAVPARVAGVSEIIMVSPWPRGEVNPAVLAAAKIAGVDRIFKVGGAQAVGALAYGTKSVPKVDKIVGPGNIYVTLAKKRVYGDVDIDMIAGPSEICVLADGSVPAQYIAADLLAQAEHDELACPLLITDDSNFASRVDGEVRIQLASLRRKDIANASIQKRALIVLVRNLNDGIDLVNEIAPEHLELAVKDPKKILDKIINAGAVFMGAYTPETMGDYLAGPSHVLPTAGTARYFSPLNTNSFIKATSVISLDKNAFNKLAPDAIRLAEMEGLDAHAKAVSIRLK, encoded by the coding sequence ATGAAAATTCTAAGAACAACCGATCGCAATTTTAGATACGACTTTGGAAAAGTTTACAAAGACCGCATGCTTTTTCCCGACACGGTGGAAAAAACCGTTGCCACCGTTTTAGACGACATTCGCCGCATGGGTGACCAATCACTTTTTAAATACACCGAACAATTTGATAACTTTGTTGTTTCTACAAAAAACATTGAAGTGTCCAAAAAGGAAATCGCCGCTGCTGTTAAAAAAGTAGATAAAAAAGATATTAAAGCCATCGAAAACGCTGCCCGTCGCATCGAAGATTTTTCTAAACAAGGTATTCTTAAATCCTGGCAAAACACAAAAGATGGCATTACCCTGGGTTTTAACTACCGCCCTATCGAACGTGTAGGCATTTATGTACCTGGTGGCAAAGCCGCCTATCCTTCTTCTGTGTTAATGACTGCCGTTCCTGCTCGCGTAGCGGGAGTTTCCGAAATTATCATGGTGTCACCCTGGCCCCGCGGAGAAGTAAACCCAGCTGTTTTGGCCGCCGCTAAAATTGCCGGTGTGGATCGAATTTTTAAAGTGGGTGGAGCACAAGCTGTTGGTGCACTGGCTTACGGCACTAAATCGGTTCCTAAAGTAGATAAAATTGTGGGGCCTGGTAATATTTATGTCACCTTGGCTAAAAAGCGCGTGTATGGCGATGTGGATATCGACATGATTGCCGGCCCTTCCGAAATTTGCGTACTGGCAGATGGTAGTGTTCCCGCTCAATATATTGCTGCCGATTTATTAGCCCAGGCCGAACACGACGAACTAGCCTGCCCTCTTCTTATTACCGACGACTCCAATTTTGCCAGCCGTGTGGACGGTGAAGTACGCATCCAATTGGCAAGCCTTCGCCGTAAAGACATTGCCAATGCATCTATTCAAAAGCGAGCCCTTATTGTGCTGGTGCGTAACTTGAATGACGGGATTGATTTAGTAAACGAAATTGCTCCTGAGCATTTGGAACTAGCCGTTAAAGACCCTAAGAAAATTTTGGATAAAATTATCAATGCCGGCGCTGTTTTTATGGGTGCCTATACGCCAGAAACCATGGGCGATTATTTAGCAGGCCCCAGCCACGTGCTACCCACCGCTGGAACCGCCCGTTATTTTTCGCCGCTTAATACCAATTCGTTTATCAAAGCCACATCGGTTATTTCGCTCGATAAAAACGCGTTTAACAAATTAGCGCCGGATGCCATTCGGCTTGCCGAAATGGAAGGTTTGGACGCCCACGCCAAAGCGGTTTCAATCCGTCTAAAGTGA
- a CDS encoding paraslipin: MYTAIIFAAFAIIFFFKTVKIVPQQSAYVIERLGKYSRTLDAGLHIVVPFVDQIRYKHQLKEIVLDIPEQICITKDNVQVHIDGVIFFRVVDAQRASYGVNNYIQAIIQLAQTTLRSEIGKIDLDRSFEEREKINNAIVLSIDHATDPWGVKVLRYEMKSITPPKDVLEAMEKQMRAEREKRAQILVSEGDRDAKINRAEGIKQETIKNSEAEKQKKINEAEGQAQAIMSVASATALSLSKIAESIKQPGGDMATKLVVAEKYLQEFGKLAQATNTMIVPGSVSDISGMIATAMSVFESAKGAKQ; the protein is encoded by the coding sequence ATGTATACAGCTATTATATTTGCCGCATTTGCCATTATATTTTTCTTTAAAACCGTTAAAATTGTGCCGCAGCAATCGGCTTATGTTATCGAACGGCTAGGTAAATACAGCCGCACGCTAGACGCCGGCTTGCATATTGTGGTGCCGTTTGTCGATCAGATCCGTTACAAGCATCAATTAAAAGAAATTGTTCTCGATATCCCCGAGCAAATTTGTATCACCAAAGATAACGTGCAGGTGCACATAGACGGCGTTATTTTCTTCCGTGTGGTAGATGCCCAGCGCGCTTCTTACGGTGTTAATAATTATATCCAGGCAATCATTCAATTAGCGCAAACCACATTGCGTTCTGAAATTGGTAAAATTGATTTGGACCGCAGCTTTGAAGAACGCGAAAAAATCAACAATGCCATTGTGCTTTCTATCGATCACGCAACTGATCCCTGGGGTGTTAAGGTGTTGCGCTACGAAATGAAATCAATTACGCCTCCTAAAGATGTATTGGAAGCCATGGAAAAACAGATGCGTGCCGAACGCGAAAAGCGTGCGCAAATCTTGGTTTCTGAGGGTGATCGTGATGCCAAGATCAACCGTGCCGAAGGTATTAAACAAGAAACAATTAAAAATTCTGAAGCTGAAAAACAGAAAAAAATTAACGAAGCTGAAGGTCAGGCTCAGGCTATTATGTCGGTGGCCAGTGCGACGGCGCTCAGTCTTTCCAAAATTGCAGAATCTATCAAGCAGCCCGGTGGGGATATGGCTACCAAGCTTGTTGTAGCCGAAAAATATCTGCAGGAATTTGGCAAGTTGGCTCAGGCTACCAACACCATGATAGTGCCAGGATCGGTATCGGATATTAGTGGGATGATTGCTACCGCCATGTCGGTTTTTGAAAGCGCTAAAGGGGCAAAGCAGTAA
- a CDS encoding response regulator: MGKKILIVDDEADLVDAIATRLEYEGYEVDEAANGREGLGAIIGSFMKGRAFDLILLDIRMPGMTGLEVLAAIRKFESLTKVPKDQMLPILMLTAHKESYVEAFDKGCTDFVVKPFDEADLLKKIREKLNSLH; this comes from the coding sequence ATGGGCAAGAAAATTCTCATTGTAGACGACGAAGCCGATTTGGTGGACGCTATTGCCACGCGCCTGGAGTATGAAGGCTACGAGGTAGATGAAGCCGCCAATGGTCGCGAAGGCCTGGGGGCCATTATTGGCAGCTTTATGAAGGGCCGTGCCTTTGATTTGATACTCCTCGATATCCGTATGCCTGGGATGACAGGGCTTGAAGTGTTAGCGGCTATCCGTAAGTTTGAGAGCCTTACCAAAGTGCCTAAAGATCAAATGTTGCCTATTTTAATGCTCACTGCCCACAAAGAATCTTATGTAGAAGCCTTTGATAAAGGCTGCACCGATTTTGTCGTGAAACCTTTCGACGAAGCCGATCTCCTCAAAAAAATCCGCGAAAAGCTGAACTCGCTTCATTAA
- a CDS encoding ABC transporter substrate-binding protein — protein MKALPATPTSDDANKIVDRFYASDILLGKSTLDVEGLTGAQKKEMAGLFDRLLKKKIFLELPGWNAYFKNCSIGSVKKEGLEDRVIVKTMIEPAKAFEMVFIISKNQTGYKIADFEMNGVLLSRNFRGQFNRIFNEEGYAGIVARLTQKLNSPLTH, from the coding sequence ATGAAGGCACTTCCTGCTACACCCACTTCGGACGATGCGAACAAAATTGTCGACCGTTTTTATGCTAGCGATATCCTGCTTGGTAAATCTACCCTTGATGTAGAAGGGTTAACAGGAGCTCAAAAAAAAGAAATGGCTGGTCTTTTTGACCGTCTTTTAAAAAAGAAGATTTTTTTAGAACTGCCAGGGTGGAACGCTTATTTCAAAAACTGTTCGATTGGTTCTGTTAAAAAAGAAGGCTTAGAAGACCGTGTTATCGTCAAAACTATGATAGAACCGGCTAAAGCGTTTGAGATGGTTTTTATTATTTCGAAAAATCAAACAGGGTACAAAATTGCAGATTTTGAAATGAATGGGGTTTTATTGAGCCGTAATTTTAGAGGCCAATTTAACCGTATATTTAACGAAGAAGGGTATGCTGGAATTGTAGCGCGCCTTACTCAGAAGCTAAATTCTCCTTTAACGCACTAA
- a CDS encoding ABC transporter substrate-binding protein produces the protein MRLIALSLLFLVLVFPLAHATEAGGDSRTWLKGFITQLGKVSSSVNETEAHALVEIYYDSSSILGRASIDFIDTLNSEQKKELTALFDKLLKKKFFSEMKNWEPYFKNYSIVSVTANNGLEKIKVQSVVNNHKTVVINFFVLKQEQNYKIVDLEVDGVLLSRNFRSQFNRIVNEEGFQGIVARLNQKLNQASL, from the coding sequence ATGAGACTCATTGCACTCTCCTTATTATTTTTAGTTCTGGTATTCCCACTGGCCCATGCCACCGAGGCCGGTGGGGATAGCCGGACCTGGCTTAAGGGTTTTATAACCCAGCTGGGCAAGGTTTCGTCCTCTGTAAACGAGACAGAAGCCCATGCTCTGGTAGAGATCTATTACGATTCGAGTTCTATTTTGGGTAGAGCCTCCATTGATTTTATAGACACGCTGAATTCTGAGCAAAAAAAGGAATTAACGGCTTTGTTCGACAAACTTCTTAAAAAGAAGTTTTTTTCCGAAATGAAAAATTGGGAACCGTATTTTAAAAATTATTCCATCGTTTCGGTTACCGCCAACAATGGATTGGAAAAAATAAAAGTTCAATCGGTAGTGAACAACCATAAAACCGTTGTCATAAACTTTTTTGTTTTAAAACAGGAACAAAATTACAAAATTGTAGATTTGGAAGTGGACGGCGTTTTATTAAGCCGTAATTTTAGATCGCAATTTAATCGCATTGTAAACGAAGAAGGTTTTCAGGGAATTGTGGCTCGTCTTAACCAAAAGCTCAATCAGGCGTCACTTTAG
- a CDS encoding NfeD family protein — protein MLEQISPTALWAITGIILIIIEVFTGTFAVLFFGLAALLVAALKFFGLNNITLELIIFGLSGLSGLLLFRKKFAANFGASKNFSADAGHHVVLNENIVPGNVGTVDYQGTKWTVVNADTRALNAGEKVVISKTEGTKLFVTGN, from the coding sequence ATGCTTGAACAAATTTCACCTACTGCCCTTTGGGCTATTACCGGCATTATCCTTATTATTATCGAAGTTTTTACCGGAACCTTTGCAGTTTTGTTTTTTGGCCTGGCGGCTTTATTGGTAGCTGCTCTCAAGTTTTTTGGACTAAATAATATAACCCTTGAGTTGATCATATTTGGTTTATCTGGTTTGTCGGGGCTTTTATTATTCAGAAAAAAATTTGCCGCTAATTTTGGTGCTTCAAAAAACTTCTCGGCCGACGCCGGTCATCATGTAGTTTTAAATGAAAATATTGTTCCCGGAAACGTGGGTACTGTTGATTATCAGGGAACCAAATGGACGGTTGTTAATGCCGATACACGTGCTTTAAATGCCGGAGAAAAAGTTGTTATTAGTAAAACTGAAGGAACTAAACTGTTTGTAACTGGAAACTAA